From a region of the Gossypium raimondii isolate GPD5lz chromosome 10, ASM2569854v1, whole genome shotgun sequence genome:
- the LOC105777319 gene encoding uncharacterized protein LOC105777319 isoform X1, which yields MGLTNGTRLMVPLSLMVLILALNFIEIGGSASSPDTNSSNEDDTVRVDPLDNFNKYRGGFDITNKHYWSSVVFTGIYGYAIGLLWLLCGILYGIYLLATTYCCKRNRKPDIKSVCHKQCYLWPILLAMIFTILAVAASGLVLGGTVRFHSEAKTVVDIIIRTANEASDTIYNTTGAMKEMRDSLGDTNGAGEASSFLTTTSRRLDVEADDIARQARKNRRMIDRGLQIVFIVTTVTISLNLVAVIALSVTGILRIRRPLYWLIGICWILTILCWLFFGIYFVLENFSGDTCTALENFQENPYNNTLSSILPCDELLSAESVLSDVSAGIYNLVNEVNANISELRATTYPNLAHVCNPFTAPPEYTYQPNNCPANTIRIGDIPKILEVFTCSDANNGSCGEGQFISSNDYKTVEAYTSSVQNLLNVYPGMENLVQCQSVKDAFSEILGHHCKPWKRAARMAWGAMVFLSIIMVILVLIWTAQAHHDRQLHSSDISTKPQSQTMGSLGLEANNEVKIKHHDSV from the exons ATGGGCCTCACAAATGGCACAAGATTAATGGTGCCTTTATCGTTGATGGTGCTGATTTTAGCGTTAAATTTCATAGAAATTGGTGGTAGTGCTTCTTCTCCAG atacAAATTCAAGCAATGAAGATGATACAGTAAGAGTGGATCCATTGGACAATTTTAACAAGTATAGAGGAGGATTTGATATCACTAACAAGCATTATTGGAGT TCAGTTGTATTTACAGGGATCTATGGATATGCAATCGGACTCTTATGGCTTTTATGTGGAATATTGTACGGGATCTATCTCTTGGCAACTACTTACTGTTGCAAAAGAAACAGAAAACCCGACATAAAATCTGTCTGTCACAAGCAATGTTACTTATGGCCTATTCTCCTAGCCATGATCTTCACAATCCTGGCCGT AGCTGCTTCAGGTTTAGTTCTTGGAGGGACTGTTAGGTTCCATTCTGAAGCGAAAACAGTCGTGGACATTATTATAAGAACAGCAAATGAGGCATCAGACACTATATACAACACTACGGGCGCCATGAAAGAAATGAGGGATAGCTTGGGTGACACTAATGGAGCTGGTGAGGCTTCTAGTTTTCTTACAACTACATCTCGGAGATTGGATGTTGAAGCTGACGATATTGCAAGACAGGCTAGAAAAAACAGACGAATGATCGATAGGGGTCTCCAGATAGT GTTTATAGTAACCACAGTGACTATTTCCTTGAACCTGGTAGCAGTTATTGCTTTGTCTG TGACTGGAATTCTGAGAATTCGACGACCACTTTACTG GCTAATTGGAATATGTTGGATCTTGACAATTCTATGCTGGTTGTTCTTTGGGATATATTTCGTGTTGGAAAA TTTTTCAGGTGATACATGTACAGCTCTGGAAAATTTCCAAGAAAATCCATACAATAACACTTTGAGTTCGATTCTTCCTTGTGATGAGTTGCTGTCTGCAGAATCAGTCCTGTCTGATGTTAGTGCTGGAATTTATAACCTTGTTAATGAG GTGAATGCGAACATATCGGAGCTGCGAGCGACAACATATCCTAATCTTGCTCATGTTTGCAACCCTTTCACCGCACCACCGGAATATACATATCAGCCAAATAACTGCCCCGCTAATACGATCAGGATCGGCGACATACCGAAG ATATTGGAAGTATTTACATGTTCGGATGCCAACAATGGAAGCTGTGGAGAGGGACAATTCATATCCAGCAACGATTACAAAACAGTGGAGGCTTACACAAGTTCAGTTCAAAACCTGCTAAATGTATATCCAGGCATGGAAAATCTAGTCCAATGCCAGTCCGTGAAGGACGCATTTTCCGAGATCCTCGGCCACCACTGCAAGCCATGGAAGCGAGCCGCCCGCATGGCGTGGGGGGCAATGGTGTTTCTCTCAATCATCATGGTAATTTTGGTTCTCATATGGACGGCGCAAGCTCACCATGATCGACAACTTCATTCCTCAGACATTTCAACCAAACCCCAATCTCAAACAATGGGTTCATTGGGATTAGAAGCAAATAATGAAGTGAAGATCAAACATCATGATTCAgtttaa
- the LOC105777319 gene encoding uncharacterized protein LOC105777319 isoform X2, giving the protein MIFTILAVAASGLVLGGTVRFHSEAKTVVDIIIRTANEASDTIYNTTGAMKEMRDSLGDTNGAGEASSFLTTTSRRLDVEADDIARQARKNRRMIDRGLQIVFIVTTVTISLNLVAVIALSVTGILRIRRPLYWLIGICWILTILCWLFFGIYFVLENFSGDTCTALENFQENPYNNTLSSILPCDELLSAESVLSDVSAGIYNLVNEVNANISELRATTYPNLAHVCNPFTAPPEYTYQPNNCPANTIRIGDIPKILEVFTCSDANNGSCGEGQFISSNDYKTVEAYTSSVQNLLNVYPGMENLVQCQSVKDAFSEILGHHCKPWKRAARMAWGAMVFLSIIMVILVLIWTAQAHHDRQLHSSDISTKPQSQTMGSLGLEANNEVKIKHHDSV; this is encoded by the exons ATGATCTTCACAATCCTGGCCGT AGCTGCTTCAGGTTTAGTTCTTGGAGGGACTGTTAGGTTCCATTCTGAAGCGAAAACAGTCGTGGACATTATTATAAGAACAGCAAATGAGGCATCAGACACTATATACAACACTACGGGCGCCATGAAAGAAATGAGGGATAGCTTGGGTGACACTAATGGAGCTGGTGAGGCTTCTAGTTTTCTTACAACTACATCTCGGAGATTGGATGTTGAAGCTGACGATATTGCAAGACAGGCTAGAAAAAACAGACGAATGATCGATAGGGGTCTCCAGATAGT GTTTATAGTAACCACAGTGACTATTTCCTTGAACCTGGTAGCAGTTATTGCTTTGTCTG TGACTGGAATTCTGAGAATTCGACGACCACTTTACTG GCTAATTGGAATATGTTGGATCTTGACAATTCTATGCTGGTTGTTCTTTGGGATATATTTCGTGTTGGAAAA TTTTTCAGGTGATACATGTACAGCTCTGGAAAATTTCCAAGAAAATCCATACAATAACACTTTGAGTTCGATTCTTCCTTGTGATGAGTTGCTGTCTGCAGAATCAGTCCTGTCTGATGTTAGTGCTGGAATTTATAACCTTGTTAATGAG GTGAATGCGAACATATCGGAGCTGCGAGCGACAACATATCCTAATCTTGCTCATGTTTGCAACCCTTTCACCGCACCACCGGAATATACATATCAGCCAAATAACTGCCCCGCTAATACGATCAGGATCGGCGACATACCGAAG ATATTGGAAGTATTTACATGTTCGGATGCCAACAATGGAAGCTGTGGAGAGGGACAATTCATATCCAGCAACGATTACAAAACAGTGGAGGCTTACACAAGTTCAGTTCAAAACCTGCTAAATGTATATCCAGGCATGGAAAATCTAGTCCAATGCCAGTCCGTGAAGGACGCATTTTCCGAGATCCTCGGCCACCACTGCAAGCCATGGAAGCGAGCCGCCCGCATGGCGTGGGGGGCAATGGTGTTTCTCTCAATCATCATGGTAATTTTGGTTCTCATATGGACGGCGCAAGCTCACCATGATCGACAACTTCATTCCTCAGACATTTCAACCAAACCCCAATCTCAAACAATGGGTTCATTGGGATTAGAAGCAAATAATGAAGTGAAGATCAAACATCATGATTCAgtttaa